The proteins below are encoded in one region of Candidatus Cloacimonadota bacterium:
- a CDS encoding LPP20 family lipoprotein translates to MKYCYLALVFLLLGACSSNQSVPEWTNSIVHDPLYFSALIKVPTTLPDYRERAQELAANEIAMQISTTIDTQIKLTQTEIMGISGSEYIAQIRSSSSAQIKNLTPTMSYKSKNIYYVLYRVNKAEYYAQRERQRDIAVATAHDLLVQYDTNIHKPAVAIPLLLLALDTISEYADMDLAGTKGNIVSDIYSRLHKLPLSISYAWQNDSQKVKAKLKKNIVLEGNVFELPSQNPLINMPMSANSEYLDFTNPIFSDKEGKFSFTLPCIDSFEAIQPIGLSICKQYYMDMITNPTARKVWQNLIFDTVWLSLEVSRPSVFLDYAYLSAFQGGYRESLIGYLANLNVDLAQKLADADFLLQIRVEAREGNYINNLKQYTANTNIRLSLIDPQSGATLNYIDHSGLKSAAKSRETAERNAESDAAKLMGESLLYRLLYKHVIE, encoded by the coding sequence ATGAAATATTGCTATTTAGCATTAGTGTTCCTCCTTTTAGGGGCGTGTTCTTCAAACCAAAGTGTGCCCGAATGGACTAATAGTATAGTCCACGACCCTTTATATTTTAGTGCCCTAATCAAAGTGCCTACTACACTACCGGATTATCGGGAACGAGCACAAGAGCTGGCAGCAAATGAAATAGCGATGCAGATCAGCACTACCATAGATACGCAGATTAAGCTTACTCAAACTGAGATTATGGGCATATCCGGTAGTGAATACATCGCCCAGATTCGCAGTTCCAGCAGCGCACAAATCAAGAATCTTACTCCTACTATGAGTTATAAAAGCAAAAACATATATTATGTATTATATCGGGTAAATAAGGCTGAGTATTATGCTCAAAGGGAAAGGCAGAGAGATATAGCCGTTGCCACTGCACACGATTTGCTTGTTCAATACGATACCAATATTCACAAACCCGCCGTAGCCATTCCTCTCTTACTTTTAGCCTTAGATACAATATCTGAATATGCGGATATGGATTTGGCCGGCACCAAGGGGAACATCGTCTCAGATATCTATTCCAGATTGCACAAGTTGCCATTAAGCATAAGCTATGCTTGGCAAAACGACAGCCAAAAGGTGAAAGCTAAGCTCAAGAAAAATATTGTTCTAGAAGGCAATGTATTTGAATTGCCTTCACAAAACCCTCTTATCAATATGCCCATGTCCGCAAATTCTGAATATCTAGATTTTACAAATCCGATATTTAGCGATAAAGAAGGTAAATTTAGCTTTACTTTACCCTGTATTGATAGTTTTGAAGCCATTCAACCGATAGGCTTAAGTATTTGTAAGCAATATTATATGGACATGATTACAAATCCAACAGCCCGAAAAGTGTGGCAAAATCTCATTTTCGATACAGTTTGGCTATCATTGGAAGTTTCTCGCCCCTCAGTATTTTTAGATTACGCTTATCTTTCTGCCTTTCAAGGCGGTTATCGAGAATCTCTAATTGGATATTTGGCAAATCTGAATGTTGACCTTGCACAAAAATTGGCTGATGCAGATTTCCTACTTCAAATACGAGTGGAAGCTAGAGAAGGAAACTATATAAACAATCTGAAGCAATATACTGCAAATACAAATATCCGCTTGAGTTTAATTGACCCTCAAAGCGGGGCTACATTAAACTATATAGATCATTCGGGATTGAAAAGCGCAGCCAAATCTCGAGAAACAGCCGAACGCAATGCAGAAAGCGATGCAGCGAAGTTGATGGGTGAAAGCCTCTTGTATAGACTTCTTTACAAACACGTGATAGAATAA